The DNA segment TGTACGACGGCTTTCTCCCGTCCTGCCGCGGGTAAGAAAGGCTGCCGGGATTTAAAATCACCATGTCCTCCCAGTATTCCAGGCAGGGCTTGTGAGTATGCCCGAACATGACAATGTCCGCATTCCTGGACTTGCCCTCTTCCTTGATTCCCTCGGTGCCCAGGGTCACGCCGTAGAGATGGCCGTGGGTGAGGAAAGCGCGGTACTTCCCGATCTTAATTTCCTTTTCCCGCTCCAGCGACGAAAAGAAGTCATTGTTCCCCCGGACAGCATAGACCGCGCATGCATCATTCCCAATCCATTCCCTGAAATAGCATTCGCTCCCCTCCGTGTCGCCGAGATGGATCAGCATGTCGATGGGCGAAACCTTCTTTATGACCTCACGCAGGTTCCCATCCCTGCGGTGCGTGTCGCTGACGATTAAAATTTTCATACACGTTCCCCAATTTCCTTTTCCAACAGCTTTTTCATGGCCTCCAGAGCTTTTCCCCTGTGGCTGATCTTGTTTTTCTCCTCCATGGTGATCTCTGCCGATGTCTTCCCATATTCCGGAAGCATCAGGATCGGATCATAGCCGAAACCGCCCTCCCCGGCCGGCGCATAGGCGATATAGCCTTCCATGGTCTCCCTTGCGCTCAAGGTACGGCCGTCCGGCAGGACTGCCGCAATGACGCAGACGAACCGCGCCGTCCGTTTTTCCTGTTCCACGCCATCCAGACGGTGAATCAGGTTCCAGTTTTTGATTTCATAGGAGGTTTTTTCCCCCAGGTACCTTGCGGAATAGACGCCCGGCTCCCCGTTTAAATAATCTATTTCCAGGCCGGAATCATCGGCCAGCACGATGCCGCCGGTTTCTGCCCAGACTGCCTTTGCCTTAATCATGGCGTTGGCCTCGAAGCTGTCCCCGTCCTCCACGATATCCGGCGATGCCCCCGCCTCCTTCATGGACAGGACTTCCGCCCCCAGATCCTTTAAAATCTCGCGGATTTCCCGCATCTTTCCTTCATTCGACGTTGCAAATACGATTCTGTTCTCCATATTCATCCTCACTGTACACTTTCAGACAGAGGTTGCAGCCCTCTTTCTCCTCGGCCCGTTCCCAGAGACGGCCGTCAGGACTAATATACCCCTCTCCGTCGGTTATGTCAATGTTCTCTGTGCGGGAACCTGCCGCATATTCAATGGCGACAGGCTGTTTTGTCTCCTGCGCCGTGACTTCCGCCAGGACGGCAAACCGCTCGCCGGCGCTCACCTGCACGGCCTCCTCAAAGGGCACCGTATAAAAACCGGCCTCGGCGAATGTCCCCTCGAACACAAGGCGCCGTTCGGAAAACGCCTGGGACACACCGCCCGTCTCCGGAACATTGGCTACCGCATAGATGCGGCAGGAAACGCCTGCTTCCACCGCATAAAGCCCGGCCGCACAGAGCACTTCCTCCCCGGCCGCCTCGTACACATTGGCAAACCACGCCGTCCTGTTTCCGTATCCGAGCTGCCCCGTCCAGCCGCAGAGGTCAGCCTGATAGATCGTTCCG comes from the Eubacteriaceae bacterium Marseille-Q4139 genome and includes:
- a CDS encoding metallophosphoesterase → MKILIVSDTHRRDGNLREVIKKVSPIDMLIHLGDTEGSECYFREWIGNDACAVYAVRGNNDFFSSLEREKEIKIGKYRAFLTHGHLYGVTLGTEGIKEEGKSRNADIVMFGHTHKPCLEYWEDMVILNPGSLSYPRQDGRKPSYMIMELDRDGEAHFTVNYIEKDDIIL
- a CDS encoding XTP/dITP diphosphatase, translating into MENRIVFATSNEGKMREIREILKDLGAEVLSMKEAGASPDIVEDGDSFEANAMIKAKAVWAETGGIVLADDSGLEIDYLNGEPGVYSARYLGEKTSYEIKNWNLIHRLDGVEQEKRTARFVCVIAAVLPDGRTLSARETMEGYIAYAPAGEGGFGYDPILMLPEYGKTSAEITMEEKNKISHRGKALEAMKKLLEKEIGERV